In one window of Hyla sarda isolate aHylSar1 chromosome 1, aHylSar1.hap1, whole genome shotgun sequence DNA:
- the LOC130369123 gene encoding olfactory receptor 2D3-like translates to MDNATNIKEFYLHAFADMRFKGLYFILFLIIYLATVIGNIFIIVFTKMDHHFQTPMYFLLRNLAFLDICYTSTTLPQMLVNLLIENLAISLPACIIQLYVFLSLAASESSLLATMAYDRYVAICIPLRYSVIMSKDVCLYMVAGTWVIGGIYGAIHTANTFRLPFCGSNVLNHYFCDIPPLLKISCIDTLPNEATVFAVGGFLMLGCFLLISGSYVQILFSVLNIPKGCGRKKGLSTCVSHLIVVLLFYGSGSSMYFRPKSNVLADKEWLLSLFYTSITPFLNPIIYSLRNKDIHGAFRKNIHKLLRN, encoded by the coding sequence ATGGACAATGCTACAAACATAAAAGAGTTCTACCTCCATGCCTTTGCAGACATGAGATTTAAGGGCTTGTACTTCATTTTATTCCTGATCATATACCTTGCCACAGTGATaggtaatatttttattattgtctttacAAAAATGGACCATCATTTTCAGACACCAATGTACTTTCTCCTTAGAAATCTGGCATTTCTGGACATCTGTTATACCTCTACAACACTACCACAAATGCTTGTCAATTTATTGATAGAAAATTTAGCCATTTCCTTACCAGCATGTATTATCCAGTTATATGTCTTCCTCTCATTGGCAGCCTCTGAATCTTCTTTGTTGGCCACAATGGCTTATGACCGATATGTTGCTATATGCATTCCATTGAGATATTCAGTCATTATGAGTAAAGATGTTTGCCTTTATATGGTTGCTGGGACCTGGGTAATTGGAGGCATTTATGGGGCAATTCACACTGCCAACACTTTTAGATTGCCCTTTTGTGGCAGCAATGTCCTCAACCATTACTTCTGCGATATTCCTCCTCTTCTGAAGATTTCTTGTATTGACACACTCCCCAATGAAGCTACTGTTTTTGCAGTAGGTGGCTTCCTAATGCTTGGCTGCTTCTTACTGATATCCGGATCTTATGTACAAATTTTGTTTTCTGTCTTAAATATTCCAAAAGGATGTGGGAGAAAGAAGGGCCTGTCAACATGTGTGTCCCATCTCATTGTTGTTCTTTTGTTTTATGGAAGTGGTAGCTCTATGTACTTCCGCCCTAAATCTAATGTACTTGCAGATAAGGAATGGCTTCTGTCTCTGTTCTACACTAGCATTACCCCTTTCCTTAACCCTATCATATACAGTCTGAGAAACAAAGACATCCATGGGGCATTTCGAAAAAACATCCATAAATTGCTCCGGAATTAA